Proteins encoded in a region of the Bacteroidota bacterium genome:
- a CDS encoding PorV/PorQ family protein: MKLLNLVFSASILTCVAFPAFSQAPKYSNEFLSIGVGGRGMGMAGAVAASSDDATSAYWNPAGLNGFESDLQISAMHSELFAGIAKFDYATLATHIDDKRTIGFTIIRFGTDDIPNTLDLVDASGFIDYSRITSFSIADYSFIFSYAKKSSIPGLNFGGNAKIIHRKVGDFGKAWGFGFDLGAQYKKDKWLFGVQAKDVTSTFNAWSYNTELLEATYIATGNEIPKNTTEVTLPKLILGAGYKWDLSKKISALVELDADLTFDGKRNVLIGADPLSVDPHFGFELGYSNFIFLRGGVQNIQKVKNFDDTQSTILQPNIGLGIKIGKLTIDYALANLTSTEFLPSNIFSLKLDINKHNTPK; the protein is encoded by the coding sequence ATGAAATTATTAAACCTTGTTTTTTCTGCTTCAATTCTCACATGCGTAGCATTTCCTGCCTTTTCACAGGCACCAAAATACAGCAACGAATTTCTTTCAATTGGCGTTGGCGGTCGCGGAATGGGAATGGCCGGAGCAGTTGCGGCAAGTTCTGATGATGCGACTTCAGCATACTGGAATCCCGCAGGACTGAATGGTTTTGAATCAGATCTGCAGATCTCTGCAATGCATTCTGAACTTTTCGCAGGTATTGCCAAATTTGATTACGCTACCCTTGCTACTCATATCGATGATAAACGGACAATTGGTTTTACAATTATTCGTTTTGGTACTGATGACATTCCAAATACATTAGACCTTGTCGACGCATCCGGATTTATCGACTATTCACGGATCACCAGTTTCTCAATTGCTGATTACAGCTTCATATTTTCTTATGCAAAAAAATCTTCCATCCCGGGTTTAAATTTTGGTGGAAATGCAAAGATCATTCATCGCAAGGTTGGTGATTTCGGAAAAGCATGGGGATTCGGATTCGATCTTGGCGCTCAGTACAAAAAAGACAAATGGTTGTTTGGTGTTCAGGCAAAAGATGTGACCTCAACTTTCAATGCATGGAGTTACAACACAGAATTACTCGAAGCAACTTATATTGCAACCGGTAACGAAATTCCTAAAAACACAACAGAAGTTACTTTACCTAAGTTGATCTTAGGTGCGGGTTATAAATGGGATCTTTCAAAAAAAATCTCTGCCTTAGTTGAACTGGATGCTGATCTTACTTTCGATGGAAAAAGAAACGTATTGATCGGTGCTGATCCGCTTAGTGTAGATCCACATTTCGGATTTGAATTAGGCTATAGTAATTTTATTTTCCTCAGAGGCGGTGTTCAGAATATTCAAAAGGTTAAAAATTTTGATGACACACAAAGCACGATCCTGCAACCTAACATTGGACTAGGAATCAAGATCGGAAAACTTACTATTGACTACGCTCTTGCAAATTTAACATCAACTGAATTTCTCCCATCTAATATTTTCTCACTTAAGTTAGATATCAATAAACACAATACTCCGAAATAA
- the purS gene encoding phosphoribosylformylglycinamidine synthase subunit PurS has product MKFTAEINVMPLKALLDPQGKAVSHGLKNMGLSEIENVRIGKHITLEIEAATKEEANVKVEEACKKLLSNPIMENFTYELVSSN; this is encoded by the coding sequence ATGAAATTTACAGCAGAGATCAATGTTATGCCATTGAAAGCATTGTTAGATCCACAAGGAAAAGCAGTTTCACACGGACTAAAAAACATGGGCTTATCTGAAATAGAAAACGTAAGAATCGGAAAGCATATCACCCTCGAGATTGAAGCAGCTACTAAAGAAGAAGCAAATGTGAAAGTAGAAGAGGCATGTAAAAAGTTATTGAGTAATCCGATTATGGAAAATTTTACATATGAATTGGTAAGCAGTAATTAG
- a CDS encoding CDP-alcohol phosphatidyltransferase family protein: MKKQIPNFLTCLNLFSGCIAAVMIFRNRLDMAAYFVLLAAFFDLLDGMIARRVGSNPDFGKQIDSLADMVTFGFIPGAILFKLLQMSDLTSAFSDPNIRRVVQFLPFILTVFSAIRLAKFNLDTRQSVSFIGLPTPACTMIVISLPLILIQYPGRFDSLILNHAFILVLTALLSYLLVAELPLFSLKFKKLDWKSNQFQYILILLSAILIAIFNLAAIPIIIILYVLLSLIKNLITEKN, from the coding sequence ATGAAAAAACAAATTCCCAATTTCCTTACTTGTCTGAACCTGTTTTCGGGTTGCATCGCTGCCGTAATGATCTTTCGAAACAGGCTTGACATGGCAGCCTACTTTGTATTACTAGCCGCTTTTTTTGATCTGCTCGATGGAATGATTGCAAGAAGAGTCGGATCAAATCCTGATTTCGGAAAACAGATCGATTCGCTTGCTGATATGGTGACTTTCGGATTTATTCCCGGAGCAATTCTTTTTAAATTACTACAGATGTCGGATCTCACTTCAGCTTTTAGTGATCCGAATATCCGGCGGGTTGTCCAGTTTTTGCCCTTCATACTTACTGTATTTTCTGCCATTCGTCTGGCAAAATTCAATCTGGATACGCGGCAATCAGTTTCCTTCATCGGACTTCCAACTCCTGCATGTACAATGATAGTTATTTCACTTCCTCTGATCCTGATTCAATATCCGGGAAGGTTTGACAGCTTAATTCTCAATCATGCTTTCATTCTTGTTTTGACTGCATTACTTTCATATTTGCTTGTTGCAGAATTGCCTTTGTTTTCATTAAAATTCAAAAAGCTTGACTGGAAATCAAATCAGTTTCAATACATTTTGATCCTGTTGTCAGCCATACTTATTGCTATATTTAATTTAGCAGCGATTCCAATAATTATTATCTTATATGTACTTTTGTCGCTGATCAAAAACTTAATAACCGAAAAAAATTAA
- the lptB gene encoding LPS export ABC transporter ATP-binding protein, which translates to MKLRAEQLVKRYKQRTVVNNVSIEVSQGEIVGLLGPNGAGKTTSFYMIVGLIKPNEGEIFLENEKITDLPMYKRAQRGIGYLAQEASVFRKLSVEDNIKAVLELTNLSKEEQAKKLESLLNEFGLQKIRASRGDLLSGGERRRTEIARALAVDPKFILLDEPFAGVDPIAVEDIQAIVSHLKERNIGVLITDHNVHETLTIVDRAYLLFEGKILKAGTAEELAGDEQVRKVYLGQNFELRKP; encoded by the coding sequence ATGAAGTTAAGGGCAGAACAACTTGTAAAACGATACAAACAACGGACGGTTGTGAACAATGTTTCTATTGAGGTTTCTCAGGGGGAAATTGTGGGGTTGTTGGGACCGAATGGTGCGGGAAAGACAACTTCTTTTTATATGATCGTGGGATTGATCAAACCGAATGAAGGTGAAATTTTTCTGGAGAATGAAAAGATCACTGATCTGCCAATGTATAAGCGGGCACAACGTGGAATCGGTTATCTGGCGCAGGAAGCTAGTGTATTCAGAAAACTTAGTGTAGAAGATAATATCAAAGCTGTTCTTGAACTTACAAACCTCAGTAAGGAAGAACAGGCAAAAAAATTAGAGTCATTGTTGAATGAATTCGGACTACAAAAGATCCGGGCAAGTCGTGGTGATCTTTTATCAGGTGGCGAAAGAAGAAGAACTGAAATTGCCAGAGCACTTGCAGTTGATCCGAAATTTATTTTGCTGGATGAACCATTTGCCGGAGTAGATCCTATCGCTGTTGAAGACATTCAGGCAATAGTCTCGCATCTGAAAGAAAGAAATATCGGAGTATTAATAACTGATCATAATGTTCATGAAACTTTAACCATTGTTGATCGCGCTTACCTCCTCTTCGAAGGAAAAATTCTCAAAGCCGGAACTGCTGAAGAGCTTGCAGGCGACGAGCAGGTTCGGAAGGTTTATCTGGGGCAGAATTTTGAACTTAGGAAGCCGTGA
- the tatC gene encoding twin-arginine translocase subunit TatC has translation MALFSSSNSQTGEMSFLGHLEALRWHIFRSAVTVMVLAVVFFFFKEFLFDDVLLAPKHPDFLTYRVLCALSHRVGLGEDLCITVLPFSLISTDLSAQFTTHMWVAFIAGFVVSFPYIIWELWRFIKPALTTTERKFASGIVFYTSFLFLTGILFGYYVITPMTVNFLGSYQVSAEVSNTITLDSFISTVTTMTLIAGIVFELPMLVYFLTRIGILTPKFMREYRRHATVVILILAAVITPTSDVTTLMLVAIPLYFLYEISIFVSAYVIRGKKTTA, from the coding sequence ATGGCATTATTTTCTTCTTCAAACAGTCAAACCGGCGAGATGTCTTTTTTAGGACATCTTGAAGCCTTAAGGTGGCACATATTCAGATCTGCAGTTACAGTGATGGTGCTGGCCGTGGTCTTCTTTTTTTTCAAAGAGTTTCTTTTTGATGATGTGCTGCTGGCACCGAAGCATCCTGACTTTCTTACTTACAGAGTACTGTGTGCGCTTTCTCATCGTGTAGGTTTAGGTGAAGATCTTTGTATCACTGTACTTCCATTCTCATTAATAAGTACTGATCTTTCTGCACAATTCACTACACACATGTGGGTAGCATTCATTGCAGGCTTTGTAGTCAGCTTTCCTTATATCATCTGGGAACTCTGGCGCTTTATTAAGCCTGCGTTGACTACAACTGAAAGAAAATTTGCAAGTGGAATCGTATTTTACACTTCATTTCTTTTTTTAACAGGAATACTATTCGGCTATTATGTAATCACTCCAATGACTGTAAATTTTCTTGGAAGTTATCAGGTCAGTGCCGAGGTTAGCAATACGATCACTCTCGATTCATTCATCTCAACAGTCACAACGATGACACTGATCGCCGGAATTGTTTTCGAACTTCCTATGCTGGTTTATTTTCTTACGAGGATAGGAATATTGACGCCAAAATTCATGCGTGAATACAGACGACATGCAACAGTTGTCATTCTTATTCTAGCCGCTGTCATCACCCCGACTTCCGATGTTACCACTCTTATGCTGGTTGCAATACCTTTATATTTTCTCTATGAGATCAGTATATTTGTAAGTGCATATGTCATTCGTGGAAAAAAAACTACTGCTTAA
- a CDS encoding transposase, which translates to MSHAFQIHKQDAAYFLTSTAVEWVDAFMRSQHKQILCDSLNYCVDVKGLEIFSYVIMSSHMHMIARAKEGNLSDIIRDFKKFTGAMLIRDFRTSNDSRNAWMLDLFKKGGEKQKKKSTMQLWQYNNHAKEVYSPKYTLSKIQYIHNNPVEAGIVTRAEDYLWSSAQDYSGQKGPVKVSVINLHNLF; encoded by the coding sequence ATGTCACATGCATTTCAAATTCACAAACAAGACGCAGCTTATTTTTTAACTTCTACGGCAGTTGAATGGGTAGATGCCTTTATGAGAAGTCAACATAAACAAATTTTATGCGACAGTCTTAATTACTGCGTTGATGTAAAAGGGTTAGAAATATTCTCTTACGTTATCATGTCAAGTCATATGCACATGATTGCAAGAGCAAAAGAAGGAAACTTGAGCGATATTATCCGCGATTTTAAAAAATTCACTGGTGCAATGTTGATAAGAGATTTTCGAACATCCAATGATAGTCGAAATGCATGGATGCTTGACTTGTTTAAAAAAGGCGGTGAAAAACAAAAGAAAAAATCCACAATGCAACTTTGGCAATATAATAATCATGCGAAGGAAGTTTACAGTCCGAAGTATACTTTGTCAAAAATACAGTACATTCATAATAATCCTGTTGAAGCAGGAATTGTAACAAGAGCTGAAGATTATTTGTGGAGCAGTGCGCAAGATTATTCAGGGCAAAAAGGGCCTGTGAAGGTTTCAGTTATTAATTTGCATAATTTGTTTTAG
- a CDS encoding KpsF/GutQ family sugar-phosphate isomerase produces the protein MSTLDIEAESISHLKKFINDQFVDTVRFLTSIKGRIVVTGIGKSAIIAQKIVATFNSTGSPSIFMHAADAIHGDLGIIQKNDAIICISKSGDTPEIKVLVPLLRNWGNKLIAIVGNTDSYLGKNCDYVLNTFVAKEACPNNLAPTSSSAAQLAMGDALAVCLLDEKGFTSKDFAKYHPGGALGKKLYLKVKDIYPSNAAPKVNINEDIRKVIVEISSNRLGAVAVLNKNKLVGIITDGDIRRMLLDNKEITGITAKSIMNAKPKLTHKDEMAVNALQLMKQHNISQLIVVEKEKYVGMIHLHDLIREGIL, from the coding sequence ATGAGCACGCTGGACATAGAAGCAGAGTCAATTAGCCATCTTAAAAAATTTATCAACGACCAGTTTGTCGATACAGTACGGTTTCTCACGTCAATCAAGGGAAGAATTGTTGTAACTGGTATTGGCAAAAGCGCCATAATCGCTCAGAAGATCGTAGCGACTTTCAATTCTACCGGCTCCCCTTCTATCTTTATGCATGCTGCAGATGCCATTCATGGCGACCTGGGCATTATACAGAAGAATGATGCTATCATCTGCATCTCGAAATCGGGTGATACTCCGGAGATCAAAGTATTGGTTCCTTTATTAAGAAACTGGGGAAACAAACTGATAGCTATTGTTGGGAATACTGATTCTTATCTGGGGAAAAATTGCGACTATGTACTGAACACATTTGTTGCTAAAGAAGCCTGTCCGAATAATCTTGCTCCAACAAGTAGTTCAGCAGCACAACTTGCAATGGGCGATGCACTTGCAGTTTGTTTGCTCGATGAAAAAGGATTTACAAGTAAAGACTTTGCAAAATATCATCCGGGCGGTGCTTTAGGAAAAAAACTTTATCTGAAAGTTAAAGATATCTATCCCTCTAATGCTGCTCCGAAAGTCAATATCAACGAAGACATCAGAAAAGTGATCGTTGAAATTTCTTCCAATCGCTTAGGTGCTGTTGCTGTCCTGAACAAAAACAAACTAGTTGGAATTATTACCGATGGTGATATCAGAAGAATGTTGCTCGACAATAAAGAGATCACAGGCATCACTGCTAAATCGATCATGAATGCTAAACCAAAACTTACGCATAAAGATGAAATGGCTGTGAATGCACTCCAGTTAATGAAGCAGCATAACATTTCGCAATTGATTGTTGTTGAAAAAGAGAAATATGTGGGGATGATACATTTGCATGATTTGATACGGGAAGGAATACTTTAA
- a CDS encoding YebC/PmpR family DNA-binding transcriptional regulator, whose amino-acid sequence MGRAFEKRKHKMFSRYDKMAKAFTKVGREIAIAVKAGGPEPEYNPRLRSAILNAKGLNMPKDRIDGAIKRASSKDEGHYDETVYEGYGPHGVAILVETASDNTTRTVANVRMYFNRGNGQLGKTGSLDFMFQRKGVFRLVKDDKLNSDDLELELIDFGLDSLEKDEDEFVIYTAYEDFGKMAKALEDKHINVKKAALERIPTTTVELEEAQQDEILALIDKFEEDDDVQAVYHNLK is encoded by the coding sequence ATGGGACGTGCATTTGAGAAGAGGAAGCACAAGATGTTTTCTCGATACGACAAAATGGCCAAAGCTTTCACAAAAGTAGGCCGCGAAATAGCTATAGCAGTAAAGGCCGGTGGTCCTGAACCGGAATATAATCCTCGTTTACGTTCTGCCATCCTGAATGCCAAGGGTTTAAATATGCCGAAGGACCGGATCGATGGTGCCATCAAAAGAGCTTCTTCAAAGGACGAAGGGCATTATGATGAAACCGTTTATGAGGGATATGGCCCGCATGGTGTTGCAATTCTAGTGGAAACTGCCTCCGATAATACGACTCGTACCGTTGCAAACGTGCGCATGTACTTTAACCGCGGAAACGGTCAGCTGGGCAAAACAGGTTCTCTTGATTTCATGTTCCAGCGTAAAGGCGTTTTCAGACTTGTGAAAGATGATAAATTGAATTCCGATGACCTTGAACTTGAGCTAATAGATTTCGGACTTGATAGTCTTGAAAAAGACGAAGATGAATTTGTGATCTACACTGCCTATGAAGATTTTGGTAAAATGGCAAAAGCTCTGGAAGATAAACACATCAACGTAAAGAAAGCCGCTCTGGAAAGAATCCCAACTACCACTGTTGAATTAGAAGAAGCACAACAAGATGAGATCCTTGCACTAATTGATAAGTTTGAAGAGGATGATGATGTGCAGGCGGTGTATCATAATCTTAAGTAA
- a CDS encoding carboxymuconolactone decarboxylase family protein translates to MENQVQEFNNYREKMNERILSQDNLVLKRLFNLDTNTYADGALNVKTKEMLGLVASMVLRCDDCIKYHLGKCKDEGVSTEEVFEIFAVANIVGGTIVIPHLRRAVEYWDSL, encoded by the coding sequence ATGGAAAATCAAGTTCAGGAATTCAATAACTACCGTGAAAAAATGAATGAGCGGATATTATCGCAAGACAATCTTGTGCTGAAACGTTTATTCAATCTTGATACAAACACGTATGCTGATGGTGCGCTGAATGTAAAGACCAAAGAAATGCTGGGATTAGTTGCATCTATGGTTCTCCGTTGCGATGATTGTATAAAATATCATCTTGGAAAATGCAAGGATGAAGGAGTTTCTACTGAAGAAGTATTTGAAATATTTGCTGTAGCGAATATTGTTGGTGGGACGATTGTTATTCCCCATTTGCGGAGAGCGGTGGAGTATTGGGACTCTTTGTAA
- the recQ gene encoding DNA helicase RecQ yields the protein MLVAEKPLKSYLQKYFGFDKFKGEQEAIIQSVLAGKDTFVIMPTGGGKSMCYQLPALIMEGTAVIVSPLIALMKNQVDAMRGFSNEEGVAHFLNSSLNKAEIATVKKDLKSGKTKLLYVAPESLTKDENVEFMRGVNISFFAIDEAHCISEWGHDFRPEYRRLRPIIEAIGKVPIIALTATATPKVQLDIQKNLGMMDADVYKASFNRPNLNYEVRPKVDVAKEIIKFIRQHQGKSGIVYCLSRKKVEEIASTLAVNGVRALPYHAGLEASVRADTQDKFLMEEIDVIVATIAFGMGIDKPDVRFVIHHDIPKSLEGYYQETGRAGRDGREGRCVTFYSYKDIEKLEKFMKGKPVAEQEVGKQLLLETVGYAETSVCRRRVLLSYFGEFYTEDNCGECDNCNNPKKSFDGKEEVEMVLEAVLAVKEKFAMEHIVNLITGNAENAIKLHQHDQLEIFGDGEEKSKRFWTAIVRQSILAGFLSKDIETYGTLKVTDAGKEFLKNPTKIMVVEDNDYENTESDDDDEFGGGGTAAADPELFAALKDLRKKIAKQRNVPPFVVFQDPSLEEMAIQYPITMDEMKNITGVGTGKAVKFGKPFLELIEKYVEENDIDRPMDLVVKSIVNKSVLKVYLIQNIDRKISLNDICKAKGLKMAELLTEIESIVGSGTRIDINYFINEIIDEERQAEVFDYFKTAETDSAEVGLKALGENDYTLEDIRLMRIKFMSELGN from the coding sequence ATGTTAGTGGCAGAGAAACCCTTGAAAAGTTATTTGCAGAAGTACTTTGGCTTCGACAAATTCAAGGGAGAGCAGGAAGCAATTATCCAATCAGTATTAGCAGGCAAAGATACATTCGTTATCATGCCCACCGGTGGTGGCAAGTCGATGTGTTATCAGTTGCCGGCGTTAATTATGGAGGGGACAGCTGTTATTGTGTCTCCATTGATCGCCTTGATGAAAAATCAGGTCGATGCAATGCGTGGATTCAGTAACGAAGAAGGGGTCGCTCACTTTTTAAATTCATCTCTCAATAAAGCAGAGATAGCAACAGTTAAGAAAGATCTTAAATCAGGAAAAACGAAGTTATTATACGTAGCTCCTGAATCACTTACCAAGGATGAGAACGTAGAGTTCATGCGTGGAGTGAATATTTCTTTTTTCGCAATCGATGAAGCGCATTGTATTTCAGAATGGGGTCACGACTTCCGTCCTGAATATCGTCGCCTTCGTCCGATCATTGAAGCTATTGGTAAAGTTCCGATCATTGCATTGACGGCAACTGCTACACCGAAAGTTCAGCTCGATATTCAAAAGAATCTTGGAATGATGGATGCAGATGTTTACAAAGCATCGTTCAATCGTCCCAATTTGAATTATGAAGTTCGTCCCAAGGTTGATGTAGCAAAAGAGATCATTAAATTCATTCGTCAGCATCAGGGCAAATCAGGAATTGTTTATTGCTTAAGCAGAAAGAAGGTCGAAGAGATCGCTTCTACTTTAGCAGTGAATGGTGTTCGTGCTTTGCCTTATCACGCAGGACTGGAAGCTTCAGTTCGTGCCGATACACAAGATAAATTTCTGATGGAAGAGATCGATGTCATTGTTGCAACGATCGCTTTCGGAATGGGAATTGATAAACCGGATGTCCGTTTTGTAATTCATCACGATATACCGAAAAGTCTTGAAGGCTATTACCAGGAAACCGGTCGCGCCGGAAGAGATGGTCGTGAAGGAAGATGTGTGACATTCTACAGCTACAAAGATATTGAGAAGCTGGAAAAATTCATGAAAGGTAAACCGGTAGCAGAGCAGGAGGTTGGTAAACAACTTTTGCTTGAGACTGTCGGTTATGCAGAAACTTCTGTTTGTCGCCGGAGAGTTTTGTTAAGTTATTTCGGAGAATTTTATACTGAAGATAATTGTGGCGAATGTGATAACTGCAACAATCCGAAGAAAAGTTTCGATGGAAAAGAAGAAGTTGAAATGGTTCTTGAAGCAGTGTTAGCTGTGAAAGAAAAATTTGCAATGGAACACATCGTAAATCTTATCACTGGAAATGCAGAGAATGCAATTAAGTTGCATCAGCATGATCAGCTTGAGATCTTTGGTGATGGTGAAGAAAAAAGTAAACGTTTCTGGACAGCAATTGTCCGTCAATCAATACTTGCCGGATTTTTGTCGAAAGACATTGAAACATACGGTACACTTAAAGTAACTGATGCGGGTAAAGAATTTTTAAAGAACCCGACGAAGATCATGGTTGTTGAAGACAACGACTATGAGAACACAGAAAGTGATGATGACGATGAATTCGGTGGCGGCGGCACAGCAGCTGCAGATCCTGAATTATTCGCGGCACTGAAAGACCTTCGTAAAAAAATTGCCAAGCAAAGAAATGTTCCACCGTTCGTAGTATTCCAGGATCCTTCATTGGAAGAGATGGCTATTCAGTATCCAATCACAATGGATGAGATGAAGAACATCACCGGAGTAGGAACAGGGAAAGCTGTAAAATTCGGAAAGCCCTTTCTTGAGTTGATTGAAAAGTATGTAGAAGAAAACGATATCGACCGTCCGATGGACCTGGTAGTAAAATCAATCGTGAACAAAAGCGTATTGAAAGTGTACCTCATCCAGAACATCGACAGAAAAATATCTCTTAACGATATTTGCAAAGCCAAAGGCTTAAAGATGGCCGAACTCTTAACAGAGATCGAAAGCATCGTCGGTTCCGGCACCCGCATCGACATTAATTATTTCATCAACGAGATCATCGACGAAGAACGTCAGGCAGAAGTGTTCGACTACTTCAAGACAGCCGAAACAGATTCAGCCGAAGTAGGACTGAAAGCTTTGGGTGAGAACGATTATACGCTTGAAGATATTCGCCTAATGCGAATCAAATTTATGTCGGAGTTGGGGAATTGA